CCGTGGAGAAGCGCCTGCCGCACCTGAAGTCCGACGCCTCCCCCATCCACCCGTACCGCCTGGTCAGCGAAATCAACGACTTCCTTACAGAAGACTCCGTCTACATCGGCGACGGCGGCGACATCGTCACCTTCTCCGGCCAGGTCGTCCAGCCCAGGTCCCCCGGTCACTGGATGGACCCCGGCCCGCTCGGCACTCTCGGAGTCGGCATCCCCTTCGTGCTCGCCGCCAAGCAGGCCCGGCCCGACAAGGAAGTGGTGGCCCTCTTCGGAGACGGAGCCTTCAGTCTCACCGGCTGGGACTTCGAGACACTCGTGCGCTACGACCTCCCCTTCGTCGGGGTCGTCGGCAACAACTCCTCGATGAACCAGATCCGTTACGGCCAGAAGGCCAAGTACGGCAAGGAGCGCGAACGCGTCGGCAACACCCTCGGCGACGTTCCCTACGACAAGTTCGCCCAACTGCTCGGCGGCCACGGCGAAGAGGTCCGCGACCCCGCCGACATCGGCCCGGCGCTGCGCCGCGCCCGCGAGTCCGGCAGGCCCTCGCTGATCAACGTGTGGGTCGATCCGGACGCCTACGCCCCCGGAACCATGAACCAGACCATGTACAAGTAAGGAGCCCTGACAACCATGACCAAGGCTCTCGAAGGCATTCGCGTCCTCGACATGACGCATGTCCAGTCCGGCCCCTCCGCCACCCAGCTCCTCGCCTGGCTCGGCGCGGACGTGGTGAAGCTTGAGGCCCCTTCCGGGGACATCACACGCAAACAGCTGCGTGACCTGCCCGACGTCGACTCGCTGTACTTCACGATGCTCAACTGCAACAAGAGGAGCATCACCCTCAACACCAAGACCGAGCGGGGCAAGGAGCTCCTCACGGAGCTGATACGCCGGTCCGACGTGATGGTGGAGAACTTCGGCCCCGGTGCGGTGGATCGCATGGGCTTCACCTGGGACCGCATCCAGGAGATCAACCCGCGCATCGTGTACGCCTCGATCAAAGGCTTCGGAGAGGGCCCGTACACCAACTTCAAGGCCTACGAAGTGGTCGCCCAGGCCATGGGCGGCTCCATGTCGACCACGGGCTTCGAGGACGGCCCACCGCTCGCCACGGGCGCCCAGATCGGCGACTCCGGAACCGGCATCCACGCCGTCGCGGCGATTCTCGCCGCCCTCTTCCAGAGGGAGAACACCGGCCGCGGTCAGCGCGTGAACGTGGCGATGCAGCACGCCGTGCTGAACCTGTGCCGGGTCAAGCTGCGCGATCAGCAGCGGCTCGCGCACGGGCCGCTCGCGGAGTACCCGAACAAGGACTTCGGGGACGAGGTCCCGCGCTCCGGGAACGCCTCCGGCGGCGGGCAGCCCGGGTGGGCCGTCAAGTGTGCCCCCGGCGGTCCGAACGACTACGTGTACGTCATCGTGCAGCCCGTGGGCTGGCCGCCGCTCACCGAGCTCATCGGCCGGCCGGAGCTGGCGCAGGACCCCGACTGGGCCACTCCGGAAGCACGCCTTCCCAAGCTCGGCAAGATGTTCCAGCTCATCGAGGAGTGGTCCTCGACGCTGCCCAAGTGGGACGTACTGGAGCGGCTGAACGCGCACAACATTCCCTGCGGTCCGATCCTCTCCACGAGGGAGATCATCGAGGACGCCTCACTGACCGCCAACGAGATGGTCGTCGAGGTCCCGCACCCCGAACGCGGCACCTTCACCACGGTCGGCTCTCCCCTGAAGCTCTCCGACTCCCCCGTCGAGGTGCGCAGCTCGCCCCTGCTCGGCGAACACAACGCAGAGGTCTACGTCGGCGAGCTCGGTCTCGGCGACGAGGAGCTACGTCTGCTCAAGTCGAACGGAGTGATCTGAGTGATGGCCGAGGACCGCCTGCTGAAGGTGCGCTCGCTCCTCGACGAGGTGCGCGCCGAAGGGCGTACGTCGCTGACCGCCCCCGAGGGCAAAGTGATCGCGGACGCCTACGGGATCGCCGTGCCGGGCGAGGAACTGGCGGCCGACGTCGAACGGGCCGTGGCGTGTGCCGCCCGCTTCGACGGCCCCGTCGTCATGAAGATCGTCTCCCCCGACATCTCGCACAAGACCGACGCGGGCGGCGTGAAGGTCGGCGTGGAGGGCGCCGCCGACGTGCGGGCCGCCTTCCGTCAGATCGTCGGGAACGCCCGTGCGTACGCCCTTCAGGCCCGCATCGACGGTGTTCTGGTGCAGGAGCTGCTGCCAGGCGATCCAGCGTCCCAGGAGGTCATCGTGGGTGCGGTGACCGACCCGACGTTCGGGAAGGTCGTCGCCTTCGGGCTCGGCGGCGTGCTCGTGGAGGTACTCAAGGACGTCACCTTCCGTCTGGCGCCCGTCGACGCCGACGAAGCGGCCTCCATGCTCGACTCGATCCGCGCGGCGGACGTACTGCGCGGAGTGCGCGGCGCGCCACCGGTGGACCGGCGGGCCGTCGCGGAACAGATCAGCCGAGTGTCCCAGCTGGTCACCGACTTCCCGGAGATCGCCGAGGTCGACCTCAACCCGGTCATCGCCACACCGCACGGCGCGGTCGCGGCGGACATCCGGATCATCCTCTCCGAAGGGGCCCCAAAAGCACGGCGCACCTACACGCGCGCGGAGATGCTCACCTCCATGCACAGGCTCATGCGGCCGCGCTCCGTCGCGGTCATCGGTGCCTCCAACGAGCCGGGCAAGATCGGTAATTCGGTGATGCGCAACCTCATCGACGGCGGCTTCTCCGGAGAGATCCACCCGGTGAACCCCAGAGCCGATGACATCTTGGGCCGCAAGGCGTACAAGAGTGTCACCGACGTTCCCGGCGAGGTGGATGTGGCGGTCTTCGCGATCCCCGCCAAGTTCGTCGCGTCGGCACTGGAGGAGGTCGGCCGCAAGGGCGTGCCCAACGCGGTGCTGATCCCCTCCGGCTTCGCCGAGACAGGTGAGCACGCACTTCAGGACGAGATCGTGGCCATGGGCGAGAGGCACGGTGTACGGCTTCTCGGCCCCAACATCTACGGCTACTACTCGACGTGGCAGGACCTGTGCGCGACGTTCTGCACGCCGTACGACGTGAAGGGCCCGGTGGCCCTGACGAGTCAGTCGGGCGGCATCGGCATGGCGATCCTCGGCTTCGCGCGCTCCACGAAGACTGGTGTTTCGGCGATCGTGGGGCTCGGCAACAAGTCCGACCTGGACGAGGACGACCTCCTGACGTGGTTCGGCGAGGACCCCCACACGGAGTGCATCGCCATGCACCTGGAGGACCTCAAGGACGGCCGCGCCTTCGTGGAGGCGGCGCGGGCGACCGTACCGAAGAAGCCGGTCGTGGTCCTCAAGGCCGGACGAACGGCGGCGGGCGCGAAAGCCGCCGGGTCGCACACGGGCGCGCTGGCCGGCGATGACGCCGTGTACGACGACATCCTAAGGCAGGCGGGCGTCATCCGGGCACCTGGCCTGAACGAGATGCTCGAGTACGCGCGCGCGTTGCCGGTGCTGCCCACTCCGAAGGGCGACGACATCGTCATCATCACCGGGGCCGGCGGCTCGGGCGTGCTGCTGTCCGACGCG
The window above is part of the Streptomyces venezuelae genome. Proteins encoded here:
- the frc gene encoding formyl-CoA transferase: MTKALEGIRVLDMTHVQSGPSATQLLAWLGADVVKLEAPSGDITRKQLRDLPDVDSLYFTMLNCNKRSITLNTKTERGKELLTELIRRSDVMVENFGPGAVDRMGFTWDRIQEINPRIVYASIKGFGEGPYTNFKAYEVVAQAMGGSMSTTGFEDGPPLATGAQIGDSGTGIHAVAAILAALFQRENTGRGQRVNVAMQHAVLNLCRVKLRDQQRLAHGPLAEYPNKDFGDEVPRSGNASGGGQPGWAVKCAPGGPNDYVYVIVQPVGWPPLTELIGRPELAQDPDWATPEARLPKLGKMFQLIEEWSSTLPKWDVLERLNAHNIPCGPILSTREIIEDASLTANEMVVEVPHPERGTFTTVGSPLKLSDSPVEVRSSPLLGEHNAEVYVGELGLGDEELRLLKSNGVI
- a CDS encoding acetate--CoA ligase family protein → MAEDRLLKVRSLLDEVRAEGRTSLTAPEGKVIADAYGIAVPGEELAADVERAVACAARFDGPVVMKIVSPDISHKTDAGGVKVGVEGAADVRAAFRQIVGNARAYALQARIDGVLVQELLPGDPASQEVIVGAVTDPTFGKVVAFGLGGVLVEVLKDVTFRLAPVDADEAASMLDSIRAADVLRGVRGAPPVDRRAVAEQISRVSQLVTDFPEIAEVDLNPVIATPHGAVAADIRIILSEGAPKARRTYTRAEMLTSMHRLMRPRSVAVIGASNEPGKIGNSVMRNLIDGGFSGEIHPVNPRADDILGRKAYKSVTDVPGEVDVAVFAIPAKFVASALEEVGRKGVPNAVLIPSGFAETGEHALQDEIVAMGERHGVRLLGPNIYGYYSTWQDLCATFCTPYDVKGPVALTSQSGGIGMAILGFARSTKTGVSAIVGLGNKSDLDEDDLLTWFGEDPHTECIAMHLEDLKDGRAFVEAARATVPKKPVVVLKAGRTAAGAKAAGSHTGALAGDDAVYDDILRQAGVIRAPGLNEMLEYARALPVLPTPKGDDIVIITGAGGSGVLLSDAVTDNGLRLMDIPDDLDAAFKAFIPPFGAAGNPVDITGGEPPSTYEATIRLGLEDPRIHALVLGYWHTIVTPPMVFAELTARAVAEFRARGVEKPVVASLAGDVEVEEACQYLFERGVVAYPYTTEKPVAALGAKYRWARAAGLLGGGR